GTCCATCGCAATCTGGGCAAGTTGTTCGTAGGTCGAACGGTTGAGCCGCGCTTCGCAGCCGCGCCGGACATGGAGATAGATGGCCGGCGTGTCGTGATCGCCCGCCGCGCGGATCGCATTTTCGGGTCCGGCAACGACCAGTTCGTCGGTGTTGAGCCGGAACGCGATTTCTCCATCTCGCATGACGCAATCGACCGCAACAAAGGCGGCGTCGTCGACTTCGATGCTGAGCTTTTCGAAGGGGGTCACAAGCCAGTGGGCGCCGCTTTCATCGCGGGTGAGGAGTCCGGAGAACGCGCGAACCATTGCCGGGCGGCGGATCGGCGAGCCTTCGTGAAACCACGTGCCATCGGCGGCGATGCGCATATTGCTCTCGCCCACCACTTCGGGCTTCCAGCCTTCGACAGGTGGCAGTTTGCGTTGTGCGACTTGCTCGGCAATTTCAGCGAGCCTCAGTTCGGCGAGATAGGGGGGAGGTTCGTAGGGCATGATCTGACAACGCGATGCCAGAGACCTGCGTTCCCGCCAAGGCTCAGTGGTAATTCAGTCCCGTCCGGCGATCCCGCCCGCAGGGTTCCACGGTCCGAGTACGCCCTCCTCCGGCATGGCCGATAGCGCCGCGCCGCGCGCCAGCAGGCGCTCCGGCTCATAAGGGCCGGGGCATCGCCAGCCGCCCGTCGAATTCGCGTTGAAGCCGAAGCGGCTGTAATAATCGGGGTCGCCGATCAGGACTTGCGGGAAAGAGGGCGATCCGTTCGCTGCCATTCTCGCTTCTGCAT
The Erythrobacter sp. THAF29 DNA segment above includes these coding regions:
- a CDS encoding DUF1285 domain-containing protein gives rise to the protein MPYEPPPYLAELRLAEIAEQVAQRKLPPVEGWKPEVVGESNMRIAADGTWFHEGSPIRRPAMVRAFSGLLTRDESGAHWLVTPFEKLSIEVDDAAFVAVDCVMRDGEIAFRLNTDELVVAGPENAIRAAGDHDTPAIYLHVRRGCEARLNRSTYEQLAQIAMDANGDDLEHGLMVHSQGAMFSLLP